A region from the Silene latifolia isolate original U9 population chromosome 7, ASM4854445v1, whole genome shotgun sequence genome encodes:
- the LOC141592891 gene encoding GDSL esterase/lipase At5g45960-like has protein sequence MIGKRRMKELIKRSLFLVSCGTNDIMFTYGIVESPLQPFTAPTYLRFLLDKSKSFIQGLKDRGAEMIAIVGLPPIGCLPAVMTIHMTTQRRCVESLSSLAIDFNHLLINELNIMQASQPISMLVYADIYAPLLDQIIHPTKYGFDEVNKGCCGTGLLEASFICNSLMNMCSDRSKYIFWDAIHPTERSYSLIFEALRPLLDSILGKL, from the exons ATGATAGGGAAGAGGAGAATGAAAGAGTTAATAAAACGCTCATTATTTCTTGTGAGTTGTGGTACAAATGACATAATGTTTACATATGGAATTGTGGAATCTCCTCTGCAACCCTTTACTGCACCAACTTACCTACGTTTTCTGTTAGACAAGAGCAAATCCTTCATCCAG GGACTAAAAGATCGAGGAGCAGAAATGATAGCAATAGTGGGACTACCACCAATTGGATGTTTACCAGCAGTGATGACAATCCATATGACAACACAACGTCGATGTGTTGAGTCTTTATCATCATTAGCCATTGATTTCAACCATTTGTTGATTAATGAATTGAATATCATGCAAGCTTCCCAACCTATTTCTATGCTTGTTTATGCTGACATTTATGCACCTCTCCTTGACCAAATCATCCATCCAACGAAATATG GTTTTGATGAGGTAAATAAGGGATGTTGTGGGACCGGCTTACTGGAAGCTTCATTCATTTGTAATTCCTTGATGAATATGTGTAGTGATCGTTCTAAGTACATATTTTGGGATGCAATACATCCAACCGAACGATCATACAGCTTGATATTTGAAGCTCTTCGTCCTCTTCTTGATTCTATACTTGGAAAATTGTAA